In one window of Nicotiana tabacum cultivar K326 chromosome 12, ASM71507v2, whole genome shotgun sequence DNA:
- the LOC107822732 gene encoding protein PHOSPHATE-INDUCED 1-like, producing the protein MSFSVSWKSNHFILELFLLISFFNVCFASRKLTALVQDPQNQLLQYHKGALLSGKISVNLIWYGKFKPSQRAIVSDFITSLSTSTPSKTDPSVAKWWKTTGKYYHLANSKKSLSLYLGKQVLIENYSLGKSLTQKQIVQLASKGEQKDAINIVLTASDVAVDGFCVNRCGTHGSSKGSIIRGKTYKFAYIWVGNSETQCPGYCAWPFHQPIYGPQSPPLGAPNNDVGIDGMVINLASLLAGTATNPFGNGYYQGEADAPLEAASACPGVYAKGAYPGYAGDLLVDKTTGASYNAHGTNGRKYLLPALYDPTTSTCSTLV; encoded by the coding sequence atgtctTTTTCTGTCAGTTGGAAATCGAACCATTTCATTTTAGAACTTTTTCtattgatttctttctttaatgtGTGTTTTGCTTCAAGAAAGCTTACTGCTTTAGTCCAAGACCCACAAAATCAACTATTGCAGTACCACAAAGGTGCACTTCTTTCCGGTAAAATCTCTGTCAATTTAATTTGGTATGGTAAATTCAAGCCATCCCAAAGAGCAATAGTCTCTGATTTCATCACTTCCCTTTCTACTTCAACTCCATCTAAAACCGATCCATCAGTAGCCAAATGGTGGAAGACCACTGGAAAATACTATCATCTCGCCAATTCCAAAAAATCCCTTTCCCTCTATTTGGGCAAACAAGTGCTAATTGAAAATTATTCCCTAGGAAAATCACTGACCCAGAAACAAATTGTCCAATTGGCATCAAAGGGTGAACAAAAAGATGCCATTAACATTGTTTTGACCGCCTCTGATGTTGCAGTCGATGGGTTCTGTGTCAATCGCTGTGGAACCCATGGGTCTTCTAAAGGTTCTATTATTAGGGGCAAGACTTACAAATTTGCTTATATTTGGGTTGGTAATTCAGAGACACAATGTCCTGGCTATTGTGCCTGGCCATTCCACCAGCCAATCTACGGACCACAGAGCCCACCACTGGGTGCACCGAACAACGATGTGGGTATTGACGGAATGGTGATTAACTTGGCTAGCTTATTGGCTGGAACCGCGACGAACCCATTTGGAAATGGTTATTACCAGGGAGAGGCAGATGCACCACTGGAAGCTGCTTCTGCTTGTCCTGGTGTCTATGCCAAAGGTGCTTACCCTGGCTATGCTGGAGATTTGTTGGTGGACAAAACTACAGGTGCAAGCTACAATGCACACGGTACAAATGGAAGGAAATACTTGCTTCCTGCTTTATACGATCCTACTACATCTACATGTTCAACTTTGGTCTAG